ggtttacgtcttcactagcccccttgttgctttgacttgtgtgtatgttatgtatgtgtgattgtattgctgcatagggagtgactgctgttttgttttgcaagtgtgtgttggactctgtttatttggttagggagtgaggtggagtgtttgtcttttggtttccttttcttttgcacttaggtgagattagctgtgggtcgcacttgatagttggggattttgtttgttattttggctgtggtcactcccaaagtcttttgcacagggctatttgttcagtgtcagtattatacatgaaaaaaaatgaaaatacaaaaaatatccctttgtccactggtgttcccttcttgccctcaccccgtttgtccctttatcccattcccctttcccgtgaatactgttacactccaaccctagacaggatatcaaaacagcatcttacctatagttttaaaagagatgagggatattattcattgacctttatctttgctatttcagaaatccgtatctgctaccttgtgactggaagtatacactgtaaaaaaaggctaaatttgtcacagttttaaaccattttatatcagccaatttgactacagtataattatttttttcttcttatattaaatgacagaaaagttttatcaaaactacattgcataaacatatttttacgcacagtttgtaaaattACAGAGAAcccccttcagtgaaactggtcaatttcttttctgtatttttacagaaattaaacttatggtcatatgctttatctgtaaaatttttatggttttattgtaccaacatgtgttttagtaaatcgaaggcacaacagctgtttgctataattttgctttcattaacttaaattttacattcagtgtacataaaatctacattgttttactgtcataaaccagatatccaccataattgtactgtgttgttggatatatacaaaatggtttgcatagagctaaggttataaacattaaaaaaacttaaaattagaaaatatagaccttattattatagggaatatgcgagtcatCGAATTGATATTGTAACGAACCCAAACTACAGTAGCGTTAAAGGCTGTAaacggagaacagatcaccaccagactgcagctacaattacaaagataattttattcagtacaattcatgcagcgacccatcgggtcggatctggattcacaaagagttcggtcccgctttctccccgtagcacaccacccctttttaagtgtgtgttattaacccacgctaccgcacagtaaatcccgcaccacacaacatcccctattagggcacggcacaccaatagcactgcaatgcacagtaatccccacacttcgggcacaggcaagcgttacgggaccagaaccgcctactgtatatagtcctgtcccgaccctaagcggttacactgcgcatttaaaccacacgaaacactcacacaataaagacataattaaaacataacaccccctcccccccccggggatccggaccctcccccggggaaggaataatcacaccggtccgtcacctagaacgtcccTCCCTATGAAggtgccgctactcccgtctatcaaccaccccgtctaagcagtggtcatagcctcctacccccactgtcctgactgtcctcgccctaccgcaccgggaactgtccctaccgcccactctctggcttcaccGCCGGCAGCCCTAAACGGCATGCGAGCGGCACCTCCCCCGGGACCCAACGcgtacggtgcctaccagaccaaatctccctaatgggcctcccactccctctcttaatcccagatccctcacaacccaggtgtagtcacttaattaactattaccttccacgcccattcctcaccccccacacgcacacacatcgtcattacaatattttcatttcaacactattttccacgttttttttttttttttaatcaatttgGTTTAAGAGTATCCTACAGCACGAGTATTAAGTATGTCAGAATAAAATGGTTTTGATGTAGTTAGTTACTTTTATTCGGTAGGTTGTAGTGTAGTTACCTACTAGGCCTATATTAAAACTGTACTGAAATTTCTGTTGAATCTTCATGAAAAGACGTGCTCAGTCTTACAATCCGTGTATCGTTCGTTGGATTTTCCGTTTTAAAAACCACATCTATTTATggcttttctgttttaaaatcataacgaaaaaagtaaaaacagaaaaaagactTCATGTTGAGAACTACAAAATCTGATCGCATTACACCAGTCTTATCCTGCCTTCATTGGCTACCAGTTAAGTCTTGGATTGATTATAAAATACTgcccttaacctataaagcactgaatggtcttgcaccagaataccttagtgacctgctgacctcttacaaccctccacgcttgcttcgttctcaaggcacaggatatctgttagtacctagggtagaaagagctacggcaggctgcagagctttctcttatagagctcctcagctgtggaatggtcttccaccggatgtgcgggtttcaggctcactctcaatagtcaagtctagactaaaaacacgcctgtttagtttagcttatagggactctagttctgACTCTAGCTATTTCCTCACTCCCAGTCtgacctacagtgtgaggtgtagagctgggaggCGTTTGAtgccattggctttagataaactgaactgtcagtctgtcactctagcttcaccatcccttgtggaactggagtgctgacatttcagggactccccatgcctgcattcccacttgcctctccctcctacttatgctgccattgccatatctgccggagcttgcactacACACtttatattgcactcacctaactgttagcactgcctatagtctcccctatactttgactaattgcacattttatttccccaactcctcctggggtgtgctgcctggagacctcaatctatcaagattttcagcacaccctgctacatgtgacatgtacccatgacgtccttgcatccagctcgcgttctgcctgtgccatcttccatgtatgacccgctgcctaattacttctggttgcctggcgattggaaggagagtcggcacgggcttgtcatcacctccctgctccccggttgtgcctcaaatcctatgatttggacaatgtgacttggcacttagccatctcttctatttgactctccctgccggcccctggaggttgggctccccctttgagtctggtccctcccaaggtttcttccttctagagagtttttccttgccactgtcacctatgtcttactcactgggggctttgggtggggatgctgtaaagcgctttgagacaatgtattgttgggataacgcgtcatacaaaaataaatttgttgtttttctgttttaaaaccaattgggaaaaccgtaaaatcacctttttttgtttcttttctatgagtaaattcagatctaacagataccagagatgtaagatacagcctaatgtgaactttatcttaattttacaacattaacagtcccactcataagcttggaaacacccacccttagaatggtgtatttttgtaatattttctacattttaggataaaatatgaagcctgattttttgttttctgcttttcgctttttccccttctgacagaaaaaccaaaaaacgctgctgttgtttagttttcctgatttcgttttggactggaaaacccaaggacaaacgatacatggactttttgcatttgtttggctttaatgtgtttgatataaacctagagttgagaacctacagatgtgtgtgtttgtatgagtaatccatccatccatccatccattttccaaaccgcttatcctactgggtcgcagggggtccggagcctatcccggaagcaatgggcacgaggcaaggaacaacccaggatgtgggaccagcccatcgcagggcacactcacacaccattcactcacacatgcacacctatgggcaatttaccaactccaattagcctcagcatatttttgggctgtggggggaaaccggagtacccggaggaaaccccacgacgacatggggagaacatgcaaactccacacacatgtgacccaggcggagactcgaacccgggtcccagaggtgtgaggcaacagtgctaaccactgcaccaccatgtcgcctgttgtatgagtaatataatgtaaaaattaaattctattttatgtccagtacaaaaggcaagcatatcatacaggtaaaacacccacatttaaaaaatgttttcatgaaagtctgtaacagtagagtgaaggaactgacaagtggctgggctactgatatatggtatgatgatgaccattgaatgtttctcaactttttaaccctaaaaaaacacaccacttccagagatgatgatatatatatatattatttatttaaaatgtaatgtttcctgggggctggggaggacacctgcaggagagagacagatattgatcatgtaaacatccttcagcagtgcagtagtcatacttcacatttttttttgggattgttgggggggggggcacatgcagccatggtacctaagctctgctccagtgagatctgagttacagggaaaggtccatagaccttgtttatatgctgctgttccacagacttccagtaggggctccatgtgaggaaagagcgagggctatgctctctctcaagtacacacagagtcacagagtaggtcaaagaagcgaaaacaaaataccatacctgagttgttgtcactgaacacgaagtcccggtttgctccaaactacaggtgagaaaggccctcctctaaactggcctctctcatgcgggacgggggccgtaaggtggcgtggacctcaggagcagcgtgcagcagtatgagcagccatgcctgtgccagcagcaccactgcctgtacccggttgtcccatgttgggggcaggccaagcgccgcgttgccatacaggcagaaggtgatccaggccacccacagcaggactgaggccaggcaggtgatgagcagccacgtggtcctgcacctccaccgtggctgctgcctccacagactgcaggccgcccccaccagtgctgccaggagcaggaccagcacaTAAGTGGTGGCCAGCGCAAAGTCCAGCGGCTGGTATTCACAGGCTGGCTGGCATGTGGACATCGTGGCGAGAAGGATCCACTCCGGATCCACCACGGCCAAGGCCACCGCCAGCCCCATCAGTTGACCTGTGCTGGGGCTATGAGCACCTTGTCCCAACCGGCGCAGTCGCAGACCGTGAAACACTAGGCAGGTGTTGCAGACAgcaagcaacacccccctcaggacacgccgggcgaagcagaggctctcttggtgctcagcgatgtatcccaggctgaggccacagagcccaaatatggcagcgagcagcaggagtagcggcgccaccccgctgcgctcctcagcctctgtgatcttccgcaggcgacacagtaccaccaggagcaggatcagcgaggcgagggccgccgccgatgccgccaccaccaccaccaagccccacaccgcatccagctcacacaaggccgtgtagggccttgtcaggatggagccggatccgcaaggcgaagcttcgtcccatgaagagctgccccccaccagggacaggacgaggaaggtgaagagattgatagagggagccatcactggcagggagagagaaaggaatcatttaatgggttgaagaagtattagtccattaaacgcaatgtagcctgctgctgtgcaggacacatcacaggcgacacgctgagcatgctgacaactgagcaatggacttctacagtgtgagactacatgcactttcttaaaaagcagtaatcaaTGCCATGCCAACCAGCTGAACAACTTCACAAGCAAATCGGCAGATTATATAGGCCACCATcgttataaaaaataattattatttaaattcaggggTCTCAAAGAAATGACTGTATCTGGCCGGCCGATATCAGAGAACAATTAAAACCATGTAATGTCATTCCTGCGCAATTGACACCCGCCAGTCTGCACGTTTTGCGGTCGGTAGTTTAGCATCTCCCAGCGTTTTTTTTAGTTCAAGACCTTTGATCTAAGTGAAGTATACATTTTGAAGGGGAGGCCTTACCTTAACTGtcaatgtctttcagcttcacttgctcttacaacacgtacaatgcactcacgaatcgtttctgtttgcttctcccttatcaaacagattatttataagcggtgcatcatgacgtagtactgcatttttacgtaatggaacgcctaacgttctaaatagggtgggggcatggagggggcattaagtgtcatcctttttgtgtttacttttgaaaaattgagatataacctttaaaaagcacggatataatgtaaaaaactttttattttttaataaatacaaataaaaacgagcaaatgcattcaatcccatttcttgtagctagtgctggaaactttggtggacaccaataacgatatatttttgtccagtaatattaccaatacctaatgtttgtccaaacccatgcagcgctctaagaaactccagcttctgcgattccccctgcagaccgctacggctgatacaaagacaaatgcgcaaaagatgctagtaagatacagagattggtcattggttaatattatatacatacgcaattaataatatgacaagtggcagtattgctacacgattaaataaacgacaaaaacaataataatgactgataagtcataacgcatttttttctttgatggtgataacatgtacatgcagtacaccgataccgaaataagagaattaatgctattagcagaaaattattactggagacataattgttaggacaccctcggcagggaaacgcggacccaggaatgcggaacagagcgatctttattagatcgagcaggtaacaggctttcaatgggccaggtaagaagaatggtcggggacagaaggtagattcggtagccggggagatccagtccaacaggcaggcacaggacacggagatgaagggaaggggagacgagagatcctggggctggcagggaaggcaggacgggaggttcagggacgagggctgctCTGGGAAAGATAATAAGATAATAAGATTCTATTTGTactgcctgccaatttttatattagatgaaactaaaaattgagaaatatctatatgcacaagtagtttttcctgataagaaggatgacatcaagactgtcagcatttacaaattgaattatgacacatctgagtagcccagactgtccggaaaacaaagccatacagcatatgtggctgactaatgtaaatacagtgtaataagcttataatcaaatggattgaAAAATActcaataatggacaggattcaaaggataaataaggtgcatcatgtggaagagaagttaggtggcattggggtgcattgtgagtttcatctggtagctagaagggaacaaacagggcttttgggggggggggggggggggacttctccgggggctacatcgctctaccttaaaaaaaaattataaaaaaaaaaaatcttttcttcttacactataatggcaggtttaggactaatacagtacagtcataaccagtgtcagggattctatgcattgctacacagagacaagtccagatattgagcccaaggctaaaattgtggtttacttacaagtgcactttgctgggcagtgggggtgtttgtccttctctgctcacattttcccctcttatcctgtcttctcctccgcagcccttcctccttctctctgttgctcctatattccctcccctccagccatctatgttctccttcctctgcggtctctcctcttctcctattcttcagttatactgtcttctccgctctctctgtatccctcctgtcttctggtcctgtcgtctcttctccagtcatcccctgcttctcagtcatctctgcatcttttctctcatttgtttgcttattctttgattgtttgtgttattcgttaacccaccacctcatgctggatgagtcttgatgttttttgttctttttaaagttaggcttcttcctttgtttttgtgccatatcttctgccctcttctggttgcggcagtgcatgacatggctggaaaaatagggtttattacaacacacacatcaaaaccaaaaggatcaggatggatccaaaataaacagcaaatgaccaggaatgaactaaatgatggaataaacacaactagagaactatatacatacatacaacatacagctataatgaaccatcaaagaacagaagcagaacaggcacttaaatatacagctaacaagacacagtgcaggacagtgagaatcataaccaataacaaggactgagggcaacccaggaacaggcgttacagttaaacagcactggtgaaatcaaagtgacctttcagccacatggtcagctctgcatcgccctctcctgtttgcattagaagctgcttgaaattcccactctccttaccaacacctcgaaaagccaggccttgccgtgccaagtatttaacttcagaagatttttcctcacttgctgctgctctttccagctcatctgaaggttgaatattaacaggattgatcttctgaatccatgtcatcagtgctaatctgtggcactgcctgtctttatgtgcactgaatttccccagtgccttttccagtttcacatgccagtcttcacaagagctgaatctgtctctcatgccagtttagacatttgtgttacaaataattttgcacagtagaaacaaatagaatcttataaatgctgagattagagtatctacgatgcaggaatgcaggggtttcattggggacctttctatggcttagtactgtgaaggaatacatggttagtgccaggcgcaaaggaatatctttgattttgcatccatttggtaacttgttgaagttgtctgatagtcagtaatgcatggtttaattattatgatttttttatttattattttaaaacatctgaaagaatctgaaatagaaaaacttattttagtttatggtccactggataaacacagacattacagacggttttagaatctaatgctgaatgttttttgctatcatttttctgcctgcatatgctgtgattggtgcagtgaaatttgagaatgtgtttgtggtcagtatcatagcctcagacaacaaaccaacgctgtagcgcctcactgtgtttacatctgggaggggttccagttacataatgggctcgttctaattcaactgttttgacggagctcgacaaacctaaaaaataaatgctggtgttatgaaAAAcgatgtcatatagctatatttcagatttattatagccaaacacatctcggagctccgaggaacctccttctccttacatttggggaagatggtggcgcaggaggtagtgctatcgtttagcaaccagagagttgcaggttcgagccctgttTTCTCCTGACCCCTTCaaagggtccttgagcaagacactgaaccccaaattgctctcggcgtgcaggttggcgccttgcatggcagcctccaccaccggtgtgtggatgggtgaatgtgaggcatgaattgtaaagcgctttcagttctcataaaagtagaaaagcacatttatcatgtgtgttttggatttggattgtattagtgtgtagtcaatcgctcatgtacatgctcaatcgcagtaacattttcacaggaatttgggagattgaaatgctaattctatgggggtgtattcagtgggaaaggtaTGTATGTAggacatgtcccccccccccctccttcgtggtgttagatattctgtttccccccctgtCTGTTAAGTAGTGGGTTTGCTCTtgcgtgtttaataaaagatcgtactacactgcttgtattgccgtattgcctgtggtttggggggaggttaatctgtgtgtgtgaccatgagtgacgcgacatgtgtgctacagtatacatccagtatgtaactgtataaagtaaaactcactgtataatataaaatgtaaatggatactgtaatatgaagcattgcagtaagaggacaatattacagtacagggcacattgttggattacatacctgttggctctatgaaatgtttgatggttgaggacatggttgttctcccatcattcggccgaccagcctcagccattgtaaggccatgattgagggcctaattatatatatacagtactgtgcaaaagtcttaggtaggcaaagaaaatgatgtttagattatcctcctgttggtgtaaaactatgatatgatgcctgtcaaagtgtgtcagcttcgccatttcagaacctctgctaaaatcatcctagtatttgcagcgaccgtccagtgcagccatgtattttttgacttggccactagcagacctcatacagctagtcagtctctcacttttTGAAtcgatatatttaattatttaattgagctgttggggaaatttaacaaaatcatggaacgactgaggtgcccctgaggagaagtttgggaactgaactggtgttcatctagccatccaactagatatcagtaactttttagaaaacagaagaaattattactagtttttattgtgttactcttaatttgcacacattctaatgttaaattgtattttttgttctaagccaaagtgcacttgctacccagataaacagctttaaacatttctttggactgcctaagacttttgcacagtactgtactgtatatggtaatgctaaattgataacagtctatcagtgttgtgtttatgggaaatatgctaaatttgctgatgcagtcttctcagTTTCCCCTTTGTCCGccttacttactgttgctatgcctgctatgtgctcactctgcgtgccttaattatattatggggttttattattaatttattcataatcattgttattttttcaatttctgtgtggccataatattttgggttttatagttacagtcatgtggattaatctattttctctctgttttaccatgaagaacaaggtgtgacaggggatgattttgtggacattggagagcaagatgtttaccttttgttccccaaaaacctcagactgaggaaatccctaatttccattttaaaactaaaggcaagtaaactttctgtttgatagcaagctctgtgttttttgtggtttcacagacatactgctgtcaggtcatggttacagaatatatcatatttagtttcatgatctttccctcaatcagtctggagtggaagcagaagacttcctaaaaaataagcagggaaatcagcggcaacacctgaacaaaagagattcagtgtaagtatcacacagtcctggaaatagaaactaaagtggacagagctgttagaacacagacagtgcaggtggaagtagaatcagcagaataagtggttctcacatcagaaatactgctaccattcattctgctcattctatgtccacctgcactcctc
The nucleotide sequence above comes from Brienomyrus brachyistius isolate T26 unplaced genomic scaffold, BBRACH_0.4 scaffold42, whole genome shotgun sequence. Encoded proteins:
- the LOC125722775 gene encoding G-protein coupled receptor family C group 5 member B-like, whose protein sequence is MAPSINLFTFLVLSLVGGSSSWDEASPCGSGSILTRPYTALCELDAVWGLVVVVAASAAALASLILLLVVLCRLRKITEAEERSGVAPLLLLLAAIFGLCGLSLGYIAEHQESLCFARRVLRGVLLAVCNTCLVFHGLRLRRLGQGAHSPSTGQLMGLAVALAVVDPEWILLATMSTCQPACEYQPLDFALATTYVLVLLLAALVGAACSLWRQQPRWRCRTTWLLITCLASVLLWVAWITFCLYGNAALGLPPTWDNRVQAVVLLAQAWLLILLHAAPEVHATLRPPSRMREASLEEGLSHL